Proteins co-encoded in one Taeniopygia guttata chromosome 4, bTaeGut7.mat, whole genome shotgun sequence genomic window:
- the GUF1 gene encoding translation factor GUF1, mitochondrial isoform X2: MKEVTEAQIGDTLFLYKQPVEPLPGFKSAKPMVFAGMYPIDQTEYNNLKSALERLTLNDSSVTVHRDSSLALGAGWRLGFLGLLHMEVFNQRLEQEYNMSVILTAPTVPYKAVLSSAKLIKEYGKDQITIISPAQFPDKLSVSEYLEPTVLGTIVTPHEYIGKIITLCQDRRAVQKDMLYIDENRVMLKYLFPLNEIVVDFYDALKSLSSGYASFDYEDAGYQSADLIKMDILLNGNPVEELATIIHNDKAYAAGKLLCERLKETIPRQLFEIAIQAAIGKKIIARETLKPYRKNVVAKCYGGDITRRMKLLRKQAEGKRLMRKIGNVEVPRDAFIRVLKRETDK, encoded by the exons ATGAAAGAAGTAACAGAAGCCCAAATAGGAGACACATTGTTTCTGTATAAACAGCCAGTGGAGCCTTTGCCTGGCTTTAAGTCAGCGAAGCCAATGGTTTTTGCAG GAATGTATCCAATAGATCAAACAGAATATAATAATCTCAAAAGTGCTTTGGAAAGGCTGACATTGAATGACTCCAGTGTAACTGTTCATCGTGACAGTAGCCTTGCCTTAGGAGCTGGATGGAG attGGGCTTCCTTGGTCTTCTACATATGGAAGTCTTTAATCAGCGTTTGGAGCAAGAGTATAATATGTCTGTTATTTTGACTGCACCTACAGTGCCATATAAAGCTGTTCTTTCCTCAGCAAAGTTGATAAAG gaGTATGGAAAAGACCAAATTACTATTATCAGCCCTGCTCAGTTTCCTGATAAACTTTCAGTATCAGAATATTTGGAGCCAACTGTTCTTGGTACTATTGTAACACCTCATGAATATATTGGGAAAATAATTACCTTGTGTCAG GATCGTAGGGCAGTCCAGAAAGATATGTTGTACATTGATGAAAACAGGGTTATGCTAAAATACCTCTTTCCACTGAATGAAATTGTGGTGGATTTTTATGATGCGCTTAAGTCTCTGTCTTCTGGCTATGCAAG ttttgattATGAAGATGCAGGTTACCAATCAGCAGACCTAATCAAAATGGATATTCTTCTAAATGGAAATCCAGTTGAAGAACTGGCAACTATCATACACAA tgataaaGCCTATGCTGCTGGTAAACTCCTGTGTGAACGTTTAAAAGAGACTATTCCTAGACAGTTATTTGAAATAGCCATCCAGGCTGCAATTGGCAAGAAAATCATTGCAAGAGAAAC gcTGAAACCTTACAGAAAAAATGTTGTGGCAAAATGT TATGGTGGCGACATTACAAGAAGAATGAAGCTTTTAAGAAAGCAAGCAGAAGGCAAGAGGTTGATGAGAAAAATCGGCAATGTTGAGGTTCCAAGAGATGCCTTTATACGTGTGCTAAAGAGGGAAACTGACAAATAG
- the GNPDA2 gene encoding glucosamine-6-phosphate deaminase 2 isoform X2 — MRLVILEDYDQASEWAAKYICNRIIQFKPSQGRYFTLGLPTGNTPLGCYKKLIEYHKNGDLSFKYVKTFNMDEYVGLPRNHPESYHSYMWNNFFKHIDIDPNNAHILDGNAPDLQAECDAFEKKIEEAGGIDLFVGGIGPDGHIAFNEPGSSLSSRTRLKTLAMDTILANAKYFDGDLSKVPTMALTVGVGTVMDAREVMILITGAHKAFALYKAIEEGVNHMWTVSAFQQHPRTIFVCDEDATLELRVKTVKYFKGLMHVHNKLVDPLYSMKEN, encoded by the exons ATGAGGCTAGTAATTCTTGAAGATTATGATCAGGCTAGTGAATGGGCAGCCAAGTACATCTGTAATCGTATTATCCAGTTCAAGCCAAGTCAAGGAAGATACTTCACCCTTGGTCTACCAACAGGCAA TACACCTTTGGGATGCTACAAAAAGCTGATAGAATATCACAAAAATGGAGATCTCTCTTTCAAATATGTAAAGACTTTCAACATGGATGAGTATGTAG GGCTTCCCAGAAATCATCCAGAGAGCTATCACTCCTATATGTGGAATAACTTTTTTAAGCATATTGACATAGATCCGAATAATGCCCATATCCTTGATGGGAATGCACCAGACTTACAAGCGGAATGTGAtgcttttgaaaagaaaattgaagaaGCAGGGGGGATTGATCTGTTTGTTGGAG GCATTGGTCCAGATGGCCACATTGCATTCAATGAACCCGGATCAAGTTTGTCTTCAAGAACAAGATTAAAGACTTTAGCAATGGACACCATTTTGGCAAATGCTAAATACTTTGATGGAGACTTATCTAAAGTACCAACTATGGCGCTAACAGTTGGTGTGGGTACAGTGATGGATGCTAGAGAA GTGATGATTCTTATAACAGGTGCACATAAAGCTTTTGCGTTGTACAAAGCAATTGAAGAAGGAGTCAATCATATGTGGACAGTTTCTGCTTTCCAACAACACCCTCGCACTATCTTTGTGTGTGATGAAGATGCTACTTTAGAACTAAGAGTTAAAACTGTGAAGTACTTTAAAG GTTTAATGCATGTGCACAATAAGCTTGTGGACCCACTGTACAGtatgaaagaaaactga
- the GNPDA2 gene encoding glucosamine-6-phosphate deaminase 2 isoform X1, translated as MRLVILEDYDQASEWAAKYICNRIIQFKPSQGRYFTLGLPTGSTPLGCYKKLIEYHKNGDLSFKYVKTFNMDEYVGLPRNHPESYHSYMWNNFFKHIDIDPNNAHILDGNAPDLQAECDAFEKKIEEAGGIDLFVGGIGPDGHIAFNEPGSSLSSRTRLKTLAMDTILANAKYFDGDLSKVPTMALTVGVGTVMDAREVMILITGAHKAFALYKAIEEGVNHMWTVSAFQQHPRTIFVCDEDATLELRVKTVKYFKGLMHVHNKLVDPLYSMKEN; from the exons ATGAGGCTAGTAATTCTTGAAGATTATGATCAGGCTAGTGAATGGGCAGCCAAGTACATCTGTAATCGTATTATCCAGTTCAAGCCAAGTCAAGGAAGATACTTCACCCTTGGTCTACCAACAG gGAGTACACCTTTGGGATGCTACAAAAAGCTGATAGAATATCACAAAAATGGAGATCTCTCTTTCAAATATGTAAAGACTTTCAACATGGATGAGTATGTAG GGCTTCCCAGAAATCATCCAGAGAGCTATCACTCCTATATGTGGAATAACTTTTTTAAGCATATTGACATAGATCCGAATAATGCCCATATCCTTGATGGGAATGCACCAGACTTACAAGCGGAATGTGAtgcttttgaaaagaaaattgaagaaGCAGGGGGGATTGATCTGTTTGTTGGAG GCATTGGTCCAGATGGCCACATTGCATTCAATGAACCCGGATCAAGTTTGTCTTCAAGAACAAGATTAAAGACTTTAGCAATGGACACCATTTTGGCAAATGCTAAATACTTTGATGGAGACTTATCTAAAGTACCAACTATGGCGCTAACAGTTGGTGTGGGTACAGTGATGGATGCTAGAGAA GTGATGATTCTTATAACAGGTGCACATAAAGCTTTTGCGTTGTACAAAGCAATTGAAGAAGGAGTCAATCATATGTGGACAGTTTCTGCTTTCCAACAACACCCTCGCACTATCTTTGTGTGTGATGAAGATGCTACTTTAGAACTAAGAGTTAAAACTGTGAAGTACTTTAAAG GTTTAATGCATGTGCACAATAAGCTTGTGGACCCACTGTACAGtatgaaagaaaactga